In the Leptotrichia sp. oral taxon 212 genome, one interval contains:
- the mtaB gene encoding tRNA (N(6)-L-threonylcarbamoyladenosine(37)-C(2))-methylthiotransferase MtaB yields the protein MSISNKNMESTLEDKKQKEKTVAFYTLGCKVNQYETEIIKKDFLDNDYREVDFEEKADVYVVNTCTVTNVADRKNRKMLRRAKNNNPDSVVVATGCYAQTNLDDLKEMKEIDFIIGNSKKENVFSIVDKNVSHYQVDNIFDEKEYSSKKYTVLREKARAFVKIQDGCTKFCSYCKIPYARGLSRSRAVESVLEEITYLGEQGYKEVVLTGINMSEYGLDLEPKTDFDTVLEKILEIDTVERVRVSSVYPDTITDKFLYMLKNNPKLMPHLHVSIQTMDDKILHLMRRKYEADFVVKVLQKVQKEVPQVSLTADVIVGFPQEGEENFSNTLKNLELIGFSDLHVFPYSDREKTTAAMLDGKIDSQIKKQRVKMVEELNNRKYAEFRKNMLGSKQKIYIEEITKDIAYGYTENYIKVFMKLKRENENNLDVKVSDMADVIITGFDGTLLEGNIIKIWD from the coding sequence ATGTCTATAAGTAACAAAAATATGGAAAGTACATTAGAGGATAAAAAACAGAAGGAAAAAACGGTAGCATTTTACACGTTGGGATGTAAAGTGAACCAGTATGAAACAGAAATTATAAAGAAGGATTTTCTTGATAATGACTACAGGGAAGTAGACTTTGAGGAAAAAGCAGATGTATATGTTGTAAATACGTGTACAGTTACAAATGTCGCTGACAGGAAGAACAGGAAAATGCTGCGGCGTGCAAAAAATAACAATCCTGATTCAGTTGTAGTAGCTACAGGCTGTTATGCACAGACGAATCTTGATGACCTGAAGGAAATGAAGGAAATAGACTTCATTATAGGAAATTCAAAAAAGGAAAATGTGTTCAGCATAGTTGACAAGAATGTTTCACATTATCAGGTAGACAACATATTTGATGAGAAGGAGTACAGTTCTAAAAAATATACAGTATTGAGGGAGAAGGCAAGAGCATTTGTAAAAATACAGGACGGATGTACAAAATTCTGTTCCTACTGTAAAATACCTTATGCAAGGGGACTGAGCAGATCAAGAGCTGTTGAAAGTGTTCTTGAAGAAATAACTTATCTTGGTGAGCAGGGGTATAAGGAAGTTGTCCTGACAGGAATAAATATGAGTGAATATGGGCTTGATCTGGAACCAAAAACTGATTTTGATACTGTACTTGAAAAAATACTGGAAATAGATACTGTTGAAAGAGTGAGGGTAAGTTCAGTCTATCCGGACACAATAACGGATAAATTTTTGTATATGCTAAAAAATAATCCTAAACTAATGCCACATCTGCATGTATCAATTCAGACAATGGATGATAAAATATTGCATCTGATGAGAAGAAAATATGAAGCGGATTTTGTAGTAAAGGTACTTCAGAAGGTACAGAAGGAAGTTCCACAAGTTTCACTGACGGCAGATGTTATAGTAGGATTTCCTCAGGAAGGGGAGGAAAATTTCAGTAATACTCTGAAAAATCTTGAACTGATAGGGTTTTCTGATTTACATGTGTTTCCTTATTCTGACAGGGAAAAAACTACAGCGGCAATGCTTGATGGGAAAATTGATTCGCAGATAAAAAAACAGCGTGTAAAAATGGTGGAAGAGCTGAATAACAGAAAATATGCAGAATTTAGAAAAAATATGCTTGGAAGCAAACAGAAAATCTACATAGAGGAGATTACTAAAGATATAGCTTACGGCTATACAGAAAATTACATAAAAGTTTTTATGAAGCTGAAAAGAGAAAATGAAAATAATCTTGATGTAAAAGTATCAGATATGGCTGATGTAATTATAACAGGATTTGATGGTACTCTACTTGAGGGAAATATAATAAAAATATGGGATTGA
- a CDS encoding IS3 family transposase, producing MESSSSGKGAKREEKVRVIAELRAKYPFKMLLKIAGISKSVYYYYIDKKDIDEKNKDIIEKIKEIYYANKGRYGYRRVTLELKNQGLNINHKKVQRLMKKFNLQSIIRKKRKYSSYRGQTGRIADNHIRRDFEAAAPNQKWFTDVTEFNLRGEKLYLSPILDAYGRYIVSYDISRSPNLGQINHMLNLAFKENGNYENLIFHSDQGWQYQHYLYQKRLKEKNITQSMSRKGNSLDNGLMECFFGLLKSEMFYEQEEKYRTLEELKEAIEEYIYYYNNKRIKEKLKGLTPASYRSQSLLVG from the coding sequence ATTGAGAGCTCTAGTTCAGGAAAGGGAGCTAAAAGAGAAGAAAAAGTAAGAGTGATAGCCGAACTTAGAGCTAAATACCCTTTCAAGATGCTGTTAAAAATTGCCGGGATATCAAAATCAGTATATTACTACTATATTGATAAAAAAGATATTGATGAGAAGAATAAAGATATCATTGAAAAAATCAAAGAAATTTACTATGCAAATAAAGGAAGATATGGTTATCGAAGAGTAACATTGGAATTAAAGAATCAAGGGTTAAATATTAATCATAAAAAAGTACAGAGGCTTATGAAGAAATTTAATTTACAGAGCATTATCCGTAAAAAGAGGAAATATTCTTCATACAGAGGTCAGACAGGAAGGATAGCTGATAATCATATCAGAAGAGATTTTGAAGCAGCAGCTCCAAATCAGAAATGGTTTACAGATGTGACAGAATTTAATCTGAGGGGAGAAAAGTTATACTTATCTCCAATATTGGATGCTTATGGAAGATACATAGTTTCATATGATATTTCGCGCAGTCCTAACTTGGGGCAGATAAACCATATGTTAAATTTAGCATTTAAAGAAAATGGGAATTATGAGAATTTGATATTTCATAGCGATCAAGGATGGCAGTATCAGCATTATTTATATCAGAAAAGGTTAAAAGAAAAGAATATAACTCAAAGTATGTCAAGGAAAGGAAACAGTTTAGATAACGGATTAATGGAATGTTTCTTTGGGTTATTAAAATCAGAGATGTTTTATGAACAGGAAGAAAAGTACAGAACACTGGAAGAACTGAAAGAAGCAATAGAGGAATACATATATTATTACAACAACAAAAGAATAAAGGAAAAATTAAAAGGATTAACTCCTGCTTCTTACAGAAGTCAATCCTTATTGGTTGGTTAA
- a CDS encoding DUF445 domain-containing protein, producing the protein MKNLVIQFLIMVSVGTLIGWFTNYLAIKLLFRPYKEVNLLFFKIQGLIPKRRDEIAVNISEVVEKELISLDDIAEKFQNSEFSEEMIDELLDKIIGEKLQKSILEKNPLLKMLINDSMIEKIKKYFKNAILENKEEIISEIIKIAKEKIDFKEIMLSKMQNFSLKETEDIILRISKKELKHIEIIGGILGGIIAVFQFFVMLFVKQI; encoded by the coding sequence TTGAAGAATCTTGTGATACAATTTTTAATAATGGTATCGGTAGGAACGTTGATAGGGTGGTTTACAAATTATTTAGCAATAAAGCTGTTATTCAGACCTTATAAGGAAGTAAATCTGCTGTTTTTCAAAATACAGGGACTTATACCTAAAAGAAGGGATGAAATAGCCGTAAATATATCGGAAGTTGTTGAAAAAGAACTCATCTCCCTTGATGATATAGCTGAAAAATTTCAGAACAGTGAATTCAGTGAGGAAATGATTGATGAACTGCTTGATAAAATAATTGGAGAAAAACTGCAGAAAAGTATACTTGAGAAAAATCCGCTTCTTAAGATGCTGATTAATGATTCGATGATAGAAAAAATAAAAAAGTATTTTAAAAATGCAATACTTGAAAATAAGGAAGAAATAATTTCGGAAATAATTAAAATTGCAAAAGAGAAAATAGATTTCAAGGAAATAATGCTTTCAAAAATGCAAAATTTTTCCTTGAAGGAAACAGAAGATATAATATTGAGGATTTCCAAAAAGGAACTGAAGCATATAGAAATAATTGGTGGAATATTAGGTGGAATTATTGCAGTATTCCAGTTTTTTGTAATGCTGTTTGTAAAACAAATATAA
- the ruvB gene encoding Holliday junction branch migration DNA helicase RuvB → MDNERILAPKELSEDNIQKSLRPKTFNEYIGQEDLKEKMNIFIKAAKMRNEAMDHILLYGPPGLGKTTLAGVIATEMGVNLKITTGPVLEKAGDLAAILTSLEENDILFIDEIHRLNTSVEEILYPAMEDGELDILIGKGPAARSIRIELPKFTLIGATTRAGQLSTPLRDRFGVTHRMEYYKLEELKEIIRRGTNILNVKYDEDGIEEIARRSRGTPRIANRLLKRARDYALVTGDGVLNKESVNGILKLLGVDGNGLDELDRNILKSIITVYNGGPVGIETLSLLLGEDKRTIEEVYEPYLVKIGFIKRTQRGRVVTEHGYRHLGLEKAVSGKEEAGNDNDYENTLF, encoded by the coding sequence ATGGATAATGAAAGAATATTGGCACCAAAGGAACTCAGTGAAGACAATATTCAGAAATCTCTGCGTCCGAAAACTTTTAATGAATATATAGGACAGGAAGATTTAAAAGAAAAAATGAATATTTTTATAAAAGCTGCAAAAATGAGAAATGAGGCAATGGATCATATACTTCTTTATGGACCGCCGGGGCTTGGTAAAACAACACTTGCAGGAGTGATTGCCACTGAAATGGGAGTGAATCTTAAAATTACTACCGGACCTGTTCTGGAAAAAGCAGGTGATCTGGCAGCCATTTTGACATCTCTTGAAGAAAATGACATTCTGTTTATAGATGAAATCCATAGGCTTAATACATCGGTGGAGGAAATACTGTATCCTGCAATGGAGGACGGGGAACTGGATATTCTTATCGGGAAAGGACCGGCGGCAAGGAGCATAAGGATAGAGCTTCCAAAGTTTACTCTGATTGGAGCAACGACAAGGGCGGGACAGCTGAGCACCCCGCTGAGGGACAGATTTGGAGTGACCCATCGTATGGAATACTATAAGCTGGAAGAACTGAAGGAAATTATAAGAAGAGGGACGAACATACTCAATGTGAAGTATGATGAGGATGGAATAGAAGAAATTGCGAGAAGAAGCAGGGGAACTCCCAGAATAGCCAACAGACTTTTAAAGAGGGCAAGGGATTATGCACTTGTTACAGGTGATGGAGTTCTTAATAAGGAAAGTGTAAACGGAATTCTGAAACTGCTTGGAGTGGACGGAAACGGACTTGATGAACTTGACAGGAACATACTGAAGTCAATTATAACTGTATATAATGGTGGCCCTGTAGGAATTGAAACATTGTCATTGCTTCTGGGTGAAGATAAGAGAACAATAGAAGAAGTCTATGAACCTTATCTTGTAAAAATAGGATTTATTAAAAGAACTCAGAGGGGAAGAGTGGTTACGGAACATGGATACAGGCATCTTGGACTTGAAAAGGCAGTGTCAGGTAAGGAAGAGGCCGGAAATGACAATGATTATGAAAATACATTGTTTTAA
- a CDS encoding ribonuclease J gives MSEKVGKKGNEKSDYPFKRNFSKNANITRIKSNIQNTALYSDDEYLNEATGSKFIPEKLDSTNMKNENRKKEEKVYIIPLGGIEEVGKNMTAFQYKDEIIIVDAGLTFPEDEHLGIDVIIPDFSYLESNRDKIKALLLTHGHEDHIGAIPYLYQKLGSEDIPMYGGRLTLELAKAKFEKKDAKLPKEKIIKGRSILKISKYFTVEFVSVTHSIADCYAICIKTPAATILHTGDFKVDLTPVDGEGFDFGRLAQLGEEGVDLLLSDSTNAQIPGFTPSERTVGESLTDEFSKAQGRIILAAFASHVHRLQQIIYIAEKNGRKIAIDGRSMVKIFEICSNLGYLKIPKGIMIDIDKVETLPADKVLILCTGTQGEPLAALSRIANGSHKYISLREGDTVVISATPIPGNEKAAYKNINQLMKRHANVVFERGVGIHVSGHGCQEEQKLMLNLIKPKFFMPVHGEFVMLKKHKELAEAVGIPSNNIILAENGMKLELTKSNFKAVGKVPSGVTLIDGFGIGDIGNAVLKDRQNLADDGIVIISISQYKTGKFNKQIELVTRGFVYNKDAESLLSETKELIRLELENMETQDVKEIGKIKQRLKLKIGEFLNKKTDREPIILPIIMEV, from the coding sequence ATGTCGGAAAAAGTCGGAAAAAAAGGAAATGAAAAATCAGATTATCCTTTTAAAAGAAATTTTTCTAAAAATGCTAATATAACCAGAATAAAATCTAATATTCAGAATACGGCATTATATAGTGATGATGAATATCTGAATGAAGCAACAGGCTCAAAATTTATACCTGAAAAATTAGATTCTACCAATATGAAAAATGAAAATAGAAAAAAAGAGGAAAAAGTATACATAATTCCTCTTGGTGGAATTGAAGAGGTTGGAAAAAACATGACTGCATTTCAATATAAGGATGAAATTATAATTGTAGATGCGGGACTTACCTTTCCTGAGGATGAACATTTAGGAATAGATGTTATAATCCCTGATTTTTCATATCTGGAAAGTAACAGAGATAAAATAAAGGCACTGCTTTTAACACACGGACATGAAGATCACATAGGAGCAATTCCTTATTTATATCAGAAACTGGGATCAGAGGATATTCCAATGTATGGAGGAAGGCTTACTTTGGAACTTGCAAAGGCAAAATTTGAAAAAAAAGATGCAAAGCTCCCTAAGGAAAAAATTATAAAAGGAAGAAGTATACTGAAAATTTCAAAATATTTTACAGTAGAATTTGTAAGCGTGACCCACAGTATAGCTGACTGTTATGCAATATGTATAAAAACTCCTGCAGCTACAATTCTTCATACGGGAGATTTTAAGGTGGACTTGACACCGGTTGATGGGGAAGGGTTTGATTTTGGAAGACTTGCGCAGTTGGGAGAAGAAGGAGTAGATCTTTTACTGTCAGACAGTACAAATGCACAGATACCTGGATTTACACCATCAGAAAGAACAGTTGGAGAAAGTCTGACAGATGAATTTTCTAAAGCGCAGGGAAGAATAATATTAGCCGCATTTGCGTCACATGTGCACAGATTGCAGCAGATAATCTATATAGCTGAAAAAAATGGAAGAAAAATAGCAATAGATGGAAGAAGCATGGTTAAAATATTTGAAATATGTTCAAATTTAGGATATTTAAAAATTCCTAAAGGAATAATGATAGACATAGACAAAGTTGAAACATTACCGGCGGATAAAGTACTTATATTGTGTACTGGAACGCAGGGAGAACCTCTGGCTGCACTGTCAAGAATAGCAAATGGAAGTCATAAATATATTTCATTAAGGGAAGGGGATACGGTAGTAATTTCAGCTACACCTATACCTGGAAATGAAAAGGCGGCTTATAAGAATATAAATCAGCTGATGAAAAGACATGCAAATGTTGTTTTTGAAAGAGGAGTAGGAATACACGTCTCAGGACATGGATGTCAAGAAGAGCAGAAATTGATGCTGAACCTTATAAAACCTAAGTTTTTTATGCCGGTACACGGAGAGTTCGTAATGCTTAAAAAACACAAGGAACTGGCAGAAGCTGTAGGAATTCCTTCAAATAATATAATACTGGCTGAAAATGGTATGAAACTGGAACTTACAAAGTCAAATTTCAAGGCTGTAGGAAAGGTTCCAAGTGGAGTTACACTGATAGATGGATTTGGGATAGGAGATATTGGAAATGCAGTATTAAAGGATAGACAGAATCTTGCTGATGATGGTATAGTAATAATTTCAATATCACAGTATAAGACAGGTAAGTTTAATAAGCAGATAGAGCTGGTAACAAGAGGATTTGTATATAATAAAGATGCAGAAAGCCTACTGTCAGAAACAAAAGAACTTATAAGACTTGAACTGGAAAATATGGAAACACAGGATGTAAAAGAAATTGGAAAAATAAAGCAGAGATTAAAATTAAAGATAGGAGAATTCCTGAATAAAAAAACAGACAGGGAACCTATAATTCTGCCTATAATAATGGAGGTTTAA
- the aphA gene encoding acid phosphatase AphA, with product MKKLLLALAVLSASSVFAAGPKVPYTHEGFYSTDKVQKAVHFVSVEDIKKSLEGKGPINVSFDIDDTLLHSSGYFIYGQHYYQIPGDKRGEISYLYNQKFWDYVAENGDEHSIPKQSAKDLIKMHLERGDNVFFITGRTKHSKDKNYTSTKLSKTLQRYFKLPKEVYVEYTGDTPTGGFKYDKSFYIKKHNVSIHYGDSDDDILAARELGIRGIRVQRAYNSTNPQKLNGGYGEEVVINSAW from the coding sequence ATGAAAAAATTATTATTAGCTCTGGCAGTTCTGTCAGCTAGTTCTGTATTTGCTGCAGGACCAAAAGTTCCTTATACTCACGAAGGTTTCTACTCAACTGATAAAGTTCAGAAAGCGGTTCATTTTGTATCTGTGGAAGATATCAAGAAAAGTCTGGAAGGAAAAGGACCTATCAATGTAAGTTTTGATATTGATGACACATTACTTCACTCAAGCGGGTATTTCATCTATGGACAGCACTACTACCAAATTCCTGGAGATAAAAGAGGAGAAATAAGTTATCTTTACAATCAGAAGTTCTGGGATTATGTTGCTGAAAATGGTGACGAACATTCAATTCCTAAACAATCTGCAAAAGATCTTATAAAAATGCACCTTGAAAGAGGAGATAATGTATTCTTTATAACTGGAAGAACTAAACACTCAAAAGATAAGAACTATACTTCTACTAAACTTTCCAAAACATTACAAAGATACTTTAAATTACCTAAAGAAGTTTATGTAGAATATACAGGGGATACTCCTACAGGAGGATTCAAATATGACAAATCTTTCTATATCAAAAAACATAACGTTTCTATTCACTATGGAGACAGCGATGATGATATTCTTGCTGCAAGAGAATTAGGAATCAGAGGAATCCGTGTACAAAGAGCATATAACTCTACTAACCCTCAGAAACTTAATGGTGGATATGGAGAAGAAGTAGTAATAAATTCAGCATGGTAA
- the rsfS gene encoding ribosome silencing factor — protein sequence MKGKNDLELEKEVSSIVNIIEDKKGQDIKVYDMRGKSPFFDYSILCTGSSSRNIEAIASDIKKSLTNIRNVEGLEECNWVLIDAGDIIVSVFSKDAREYYQLDAFYSGVDGSQSEEEQTD from the coding sequence ATGAAAGGGAAAAACGATTTGGAACTGGAAAAAGAAGTTTCTTCAATAGTTAATATTATTGAAGATAAAAAGGGACAGGACATTAAAGTATATGACATGAGAGGAAAATCACCATTTTTTGATTATTCCATATTATGTACAGGGAGTTCTTCAAGAAATATCGAAGCAATAGCTTCAGATATAAAGAAAAGTCTTACAAATATTAGAAATGTGGAAGGGCTTGAAGAGTGCAACTGGGTTCTGATAGATGCCGGAGATATAATTGTAAGTGTATTTAGTAAGGATGCAAGGGAATACTACCAGTTGGATGCATTTTATTCAGGGGTTGATGGAAGTCAGTCAGAAGAAGAACAGACGGATTAA
- the mrdA gene encoding penicillin-binding protein 2, with protein sequence MRELDKEGRSPRYIAFISLVTLVFLIFIGRLFAIQILEASKYEERALQNRIRTNIIKATRGEIYDRNGKLLAKNITGYMLVHYATKQIDSTDTKILREIQSFNMDQIRERLSKEKKSRQEKLLETIIDIKKISELTGYTTDYIITRFFKQPRIGTDKSILVIEDLDKNIALKAIEKIDNNRIDIVEYNKRFYPEDSIASHVIGNVKPIDEKEYEKLKEEGYQNTDLIGKKGVEKQYDKEMKGQDGVENVEVDAKGNTIRRLENTDSIAGKSIYLSIDLELQKYMTKAFEGKSGAFIAMEAKTGKIITFVSYPEISLNLLSSRIPDAQWNELVNSKSKPLVNKGIAGLYPPGSTYKAVTGSAILESGISPYESVVSTGQYRYKGLVFRDSSKSGNGVTNFNKSIEQSVNTYYYVFSQKAGLDNVIKYSKEFGIGEKTGIDIPGELPGTLPTPEWKKKRFKNSKNPGDRTWLPGDLINMSIGQGYVLTTPLQIASVYQIIANNGIMMKPTVVDKFMLYNGQMEVNKPQVVRKINISDKTLKLMQNALRLPVIGYGGTAKILKFNDLAVSAKTGTAQNTGFRDHHSWIAGYFPSDNPEIVFVSIVEGGGYGGTASGNMARIFIEKYRELERAKKNAAAAEAAKKQEQNNQNTLNNQNLQNNQNEQNNITVQNNGRRKKRGRR encoded by the coding sequence ATGAGAGAACTGGATAAGGAGGGAAGAAGCCCTAGATACATTGCTTTCATCTCTCTAGTAACACTTGTTTTTTTAATTTTTATAGGAAGATTGTTCGCGATACAGATACTGGAAGCTTCAAAATACGAAGAAAGAGCATTGCAGAACAGAATAAGGACTAATATTATAAAAGCAACAAGAGGGGAAATATATGACAGGAATGGAAAACTTCTCGCAAAAAATATTACAGGATATATGCTGGTTCATTATGCTACAAAACAGATAGACTCTACAGATACAAAAATTCTGAGGGAAATACAGAGTTTTAATATGGATCAGATAAGAGAGAGACTGTCAAAAGAGAAAAAATCCAGACAGGAAAAACTTCTGGAAACAATAATAGATATAAAAAAAATAAGTGAACTTACAGGGTATACAACAGATTACATTATTACAAGGTTTTTTAAACAGCCACGTATAGGAACTGATAAATCAATACTTGTTATAGAAGATTTAGATAAGAATATAGCTTTAAAAGCTATAGAAAAAATCGATAATAATAGGATAGATATAGTAGAATATAATAAAAGATTTTATCCTGAAGACAGTATTGCTTCACATGTAATAGGAAATGTAAAACCCATTGATGAGAAGGAATATGAAAAACTAAAAGAAGAAGGGTATCAGAATACAGATCTTATAGGGAAAAAAGGTGTCGAAAAGCAATATGATAAAGAAATGAAAGGTCAGGATGGAGTTGAAAATGTTGAAGTTGATGCTAAAGGTAATACAATAAGACGTTTAGAAAATACTGATAGTATAGCTGGTAAGAGTATATATTTATCAATTGATTTAGAATTGCAAAAATATATGACAAAGGCTTTTGAAGGGAAAAGTGGAGCATTTATTGCAATGGAAGCAAAAACGGGGAAAATAATAACTTTTGTAAGTTATCCTGAAATAAGCCTGAATCTGTTAAGTTCAAGAATTCCTGATGCACAATGGAATGAACTGGTGAATTCAAAATCAAAACCACTTGTAAATAAAGGAATTGCTGGATTATATCCTCCTGGATCAACTTACAAGGCTGTAACAGGATCGGCTATCCTTGAATCAGGAATTTCTCCATATGAAAGTGTAGTATCAACAGGACAGTACAGATATAAAGGACTCGTATTCAGAGATTCCAGTAAATCAGGAAATGGAGTCACTAATTTTAATAAATCAATAGAACAATCAGTAAATACTTATTATTATGTATTTTCACAAAAGGCAGGATTAGATAATGTCATAAAATATTCTAAGGAATTTGGGATAGGAGAAAAAACAGGAATAGATATTCCTGGAGAATTACCTGGTACATTACCTACACCTGAATGGAAAAAGAAAAGATTTAAAAATTCAAAGAATCCTGGAGACAGAACCTGGCTGCCAGGAGATCTTATAAATATGTCTATTGGACAGGGTTATGTTCTAACAACACCTCTCCAGATAGCATCTGTTTATCAGATTATAGCTAATAACGGTATAATGATGAAACCTACAGTTGTGGATAAATTTATGCTGTATAATGGACAGATGGAAGTTAACAAGCCACAGGTAGTAAGAAAAATAAATATAAGTGATAAGACGCTTAAATTGATGCAAAATGCTCTTAGATTACCTGTTATAGGTTATGGAGGAACTGCGAAGATTTTAAAATTTAATGATTTAGCTGTATCAGCTAAAACAGGGACAGCACAGAATACAGGATTTAGAGATCACCATTCATGGATTGCCGGATATTTTCCATCAGATAATCCTGAAATAGTTTTTGTATCAATTGTAGAAGGTGGAGGTTACGGTGGAACAGCTTCAGGAAATATGGCAAGAATTTTTATAGAAAAATATAGAGAACTTGAAAGAGCTAAAAAAAATGCAGCAGCAGCTGAAGCGGCAAAAAAACAGGAACAGAATAATCAAAATACTTTGAATAATCAAAATCTCCAAAATAATCAGAATGAACAGAATAATATAACGGTTCAAAATAATGGTCGAAGAAAAAAAAGAGGAAGAAGATAA
- a CDS encoding 16S rRNA (uracil(1498)-N(3))-methyltransferase: MLTVIADKKNIVENEILINDRGDCNHIQNVYRLNVGDSLRVIDGEYEYATEITGIGKKEIKLKIIEKNTDNYSLNINIDVALGILKNDKMNLAIQKLTEIGINKIIPLKTERVVVKINEKKEKWEIVVKETLKQCKGVKFTEIEEVTGLQSLNYEIYDKIIYAYENSCESETLFNLIDIEDKNILYIVGPEGGITEEEVMFLKNKGGIEISLGKRILRAETAAIVIGGILANVYK; this comes from the coding sequence TTGTTAACAGTCATAGCAGATAAAAAAAATATTGTGGAAAATGAAATTCTGATAAATGACAGGGGAGACTGTAACCATATACAGAATGTCTATCGCTTAAATGTAGGGGACAGCTTAAGAGTTATTGATGGAGAATATGAATATGCTACTGAAATTACCGGCATAGGAAAAAAAGAAATAAAATTAAAAATAATAGAAAAAAATACTGATAATTATTCGCTGAATATTAATATAGATGTTGCACTCGGAATATTGAAAAATGACAAGATGAATTTAGCTATTCAGAAACTTACAGAAATTGGAATAAATAAAATAATACCTTTAAAAACTGAAAGAGTAGTTGTAAAGATTAATGAAAAAAAAGAGAAATGGGAAATTGTAGTAAAAGAAACTCTTAAACAGTGTAAAGGTGTAAAGTTTACAGAAATAGAGGAAGTGACAGGACTACAAAGCCTAAACTATGAAATATATGATAAAATCATATACGCTTATGAAAACAGTTGTGAATCAGAAACTTTATTTAATCTGATTGATATTGAGGATAAAAATATTTTATATATTGTTGGGCCTGAAGGAGGCATCACTGAAGAAGAAGTCATGTTTCTGAAAAATAAAGGCGGAATTGAAATAAGTCTTGGAAAAAGAATATTGAGGGCAGAAACGGCGGCAATTGTCATAGGAGGTATACTGGCAAATGTCTATAAGTAA
- the yhbY gene encoding ribosome assembly RNA-binding protein YhbY yields the protein MNLSSKERAFLKKLAHNLEPIVRIGKGGMDDDVIESIANVVKKRELIKVKILQNSSVDLERELGNEIADKTESVYVDSIGKVLIFFRPDNKKGKITKEFNDFKRKGKKLENE from the coding sequence ATGAATCTTTCGAGCAAAGAAAGAGCTTTCCTGAAAAAATTGGCACATAATCTGGAACCTATTGTAAGAATAGGAAAAGGCGGTATGGATGATGATGTCATTGAAAGTATCGCAAATGTGGTAAAAAAAAGGGAGCTGATTAAAGTAAAAATATTACAGAATTCCTCTGTGGATCTAGAAAGGGAACTTGGGAATGAAATAGCTGATAAAACAGAATCAGTATATGTAGACAGTATTGGAAAAGTACTGATATTTTTCAGACCTGATAACAAAAAAGGAAAAATAACAAAGGAATTTAATGATTTTAAAAGGAAAGGGAAGAAATTAGAGAATGAGTAG
- a CDS encoding C-GCAxxG-C-C family protein codes for MDKIDTTQYTKEEIVEMVKKEAENLYDDGTFFCSEAVVTVINNYLGQPYAPEVVKMASGFPIGMGKAGCLCGAVSGGQMALGIVYGRTQGEAMQEKMFEMSKGLHDHIIKEYGSCCCRVMTRQWRGDDFKSPERKRHCVEITGKVAEWVAQQLINDNKILAKDSE; via the coding sequence ATGGATAAAATTGATACAACACAATACACAAAAGAAGAAATCGTGGAAATGGTAAAGAAAGAAGCAGAAAATCTTTATGATGACGGAACTTTTTTCTGCAGTGAGGCAGTTGTTACAGTAATAAATAATTATCTTGGACAGCCATATGCACCTGAAGTTGTTAAAATGGCAAGTGGATTTCCTATAGGGATGGGAAAAGCTGGATGCCTTTGTGGAGCTGTTTCTGGAGGACAGATGGCATTAGGAATCGTTTATGGGAGAACTCAGGGAGAAGCAATGCAGGAAAAAATGTTTGAAATGTCTAAAGGGCTTCATGACCATATCATAAAAGAGTATGGTTCATGTTGCTGCCGTGTCATGACAAGACAATGGAGAGGGGATGACTTTAAAAGTCCTGAAAGAAAACGTCATTGTGTTGAAATTACAGGAAAAGTTGCTGAATGGGTTGCTCAACAGCTTATAAACGATAACAAAATCTTAGCAAAGGATTCAGAATAG